Proteins encoded in a region of the Flavobacteriaceae bacterium HL-DH10 genome:
- the pta gene encoding phosphate acetyltransferase, producing the protein MSKGIYVATIEPNSGKSIVVLGLMRMLLGKIAKVGYFRPIIEDTETGEMDNHINTVISHFEIDINYKKTFAYTRSEVLDLYNKGKSGEVIDEIIKKYKYLEERFDFVLVEGTDFSHENSSLELDINILISKNLGLPVIIVSQGDGKKLPDIIESVQLAHDTFKEEVDVLSIMTNKIKEEDVSTIKSLLKERVNTDTDITVIPKIRSLTSPTIKEIVKTLDGNILFGKDLINNLSENFSVGAMQLRNYLTHLKENSLVITPGDRADIILGALQANISKNYPKVAGIILTGGLIPEDSILKLIEGLSSVVPIISVKGGTFSITNSIGKIKSRIYAENTEKIQTSISTFEKHADTEKLSNKLITFESEIFTPRMFQYNLLQRALKNKKHIVLPEGYDERVLRAAAKLIDARVVELTLIGEEAKIKERIEKYDIALDIKAINIVSPVKSPHFEDYTNTFFELRKHKNITLEMARDTMMDVSYFATMMIYKGHADGMVSGAVHTTQHTLRPALQFIKTKPGVNIVSSVFFMCLEDRVSIFGDCAINPNPNAEQLAEIAISSAKTAQDFGIDPKVAMLSYSSGASGKGADVDKVREATNLVKAQVPTLKIEGPIQYDAAVDMRIGKSKLPDSEVAGQASVLIFPDLNTGNNTYKAVQRETGALAIGPMLQGLNKPVNDLSRGCTADDIYSTVIITAIQAQEL; encoded by the coding sequence ATGAGTAAAGGAATTTACGTTGCTACAATAGAACCTAACAGTGGTAAATCTATTGTTGTACTAGGATTAATGCGTATGCTTTTAGGTAAAATAGCTAAAGTTGGATATTTTAGACCTATTATAGAAGATACCGAAACTGGTGAAATGGATAACCATATAAACACGGTTATTTCGCATTTCGAAATAGATATTAATTACAAAAAAACCTTTGCTTATACCAGAAGTGAAGTTCTTGATTTATATAATAAAGGAAAATCTGGAGAGGTTATTGACGAAATCATCAAAAAATACAAATATCTCGAAGAACGCTTTGATTTTGTTTTAGTTGAAGGCACCGATTTTTCACATGAAAACTCTAGTTTAGAATTGGATATTAATATTTTAATATCTAAAAATTTAGGATTACCTGTTATTATTGTTTCTCAAGGAGATGGTAAAAAACTACCAGACATTATTGAAAGTGTGCAGTTAGCTCATGACACCTTTAAAGAAGAAGTAGATGTTTTATCTATTATGACCAACAAAATTAAAGAGGAAGATGTTTCAACCATAAAATCTCTTTTAAAAGAACGTGTAAATACTGATACAGATATTACTGTTATTCCGAAAATTAGAAGTTTAACAAGTCCAACCATCAAAGAAATTGTAAAAACATTAGATGGTAACATCCTTTTTGGGAAAGATTTAATTAATAACCTATCTGAAAACTTTAGTGTTGGCGCCATGCAATTGCGCAACTATTTAACGCATTTAAAAGAAAACTCATTAGTTATTACGCCAGGAGATAGAGCAGACATTATTTTAGGGGCACTACAAGCTAATATTTCTAAAAATTATCCGAAAGTTGCTGGTATTATTTTAACTGGCGGATTAATTCCTGAAGATTCTATTTTAAAACTAATAGAAGGACTCTCTAGTGTTGTTCCAATCATTAGCGTAAAAGGAGGTACCTTTTCAATTACCAATTCTATAGGTAAAATAAAATCAAGAATATATGCTGAAAATACTGAAAAAATTCAAACTTCTATTTCAACATTTGAAAAGCATGCTGATACTGAAAAATTATCCAATAAATTAATCACATTTGAGTCTGAAATATTCACTCCAAGAATGTTTCAATACAACTTATTACAACGTGCTTTAAAAAACAAAAAACATATTGTGCTTCCAGAAGGTTATGATGAACGCGTTTTGCGAGCAGCAGCTAAACTAATTGATGCACGTGTGGTTGAATTAACATTAATTGGTGAAGAAGCAAAAATAAAAGAACGTATTGAAAAATACGATATTGCTTTAGATATTAAGGCTATAAACATAGTATCACCTGTTAAATCGCCTCATTTCGAAGATTATACAAATACATTTTTCGAATTGAGAAAACATAAAAATATTACTCTTGAAATGGCAAGAGACACCATGATGGATGTTTCATATTTTGCTACCATGATGATTTATAAAGGTCATGCAGATGGTATGGTTTCAGGTGCTGTACATACTACACAACACACATTACGCCCTGCTTTACAATTTATAAAAACCAAACCAGGTGTTAATATTGTATCCTCGGTATTCTTTATGTGCTTAGAAGATAGAGTTTCTATTTTTGGAGACTGCGCTATAAATCCAAACCCAAATGCAGAGCAATTAGCAGAAATTGCTATTTCATCAGCAAAAACAGCTCAAGATTTTGGAATAGATCCTAAAGTTGCCATGTTATCATATTCATCTGGAGCGTCTGGTAAAGGTGCTGATGTTGATAAAGTAAGAGAAGCTACAAATCTAGTTAAAGCACAAGTACCTACTTTAAAAATAGAAGGTCCAATTCAATATGATGCTGCTGTAGATATGCGTATTGGCAAAAGTAAATTGCCAGATTCTGAAGTTGCTGGACAAGCAAGTGTTTTAATTTTCCCAGATTTAAATACAGGAAACAATACTTACAAAGCTGTGCAACGTGAAACTGGTGCCCTAGCAATTGGTCCTATGTTACAAGGATTAAACAAACCCGTAAACGATTTAAGTAGAGGCTGTACTGCAGATGATATATACAGTACCGTTATTATAACAGCTATTCAAGCCCAAGAATTATAA
- a CDS encoding acetate kinase, whose protein sequence is MQVLVLNSGSSSLKFQLFSMPNETILCSGLIERIGFKDSIFKFKTEKLTVEFESEILNHKAGLKLLAKQLLDKNSGIIKSADDITIVGHRVVHGGKHFSETTQITKAVKEKIKALSSLAPLHNPANLEGIEVAEDIFPKAKQVAVFDTAFHQSIPKHAYKYAIPSEFLDKHHIRLYGFHGTSHKYVSEKAIQFLEKPASKIITIHLGNGCSMTAIKDGKSIDHSLGFSPVSGLIMGTRSGDIDPSIIFHLAEKLGYSLKDINTILQKKSGMLGLTGYSDLRDIQSEASKGNKECQLALQMNTYRIKKYIGSYAAILNGLDAIVFTAGIGENSQYMREHICEDLDFLGIELDAKKNEIKSNNIRAINKEDSKVKILVIPTNEELEIAKQAIDLFKN, encoded by the coding sequence ATGCAAGTATTAGTTTTAAACTCAGGAAGTTCTTCTTTAAAATTTCAATTATTTTCAATGCCAAATGAAACCATACTTTGTTCTGGTTTAATTGAACGCATTGGTTTTAAAGACTCAATATTTAAATTTAAAACCGAAAAACTAACGGTTGAATTTGAATCTGAAATATTAAACCATAAAGCTGGATTAAAATTATTAGCTAAACAGCTTTTAGATAAAAATTCAGGTATTATAAAATCTGCCGATGATATTACTATTGTTGGACATAGGGTGGTTCACGGTGGAAAACATTTTAGTGAAACTACACAAATCACAAAAGCCGTAAAAGAAAAAATAAAAGCTTTATCATCTTTGGCACCTCTTCATAATCCAGCAAATTTAGAAGGTATTGAAGTCGCTGAAGACATTTTTCCAAAAGCAAAACAAGTTGCTGTTTTTGATACGGCATTTCATCAATCAATACCTAAACATGCTTATAAATACGCTATTCCTAGTGAATTTTTAGACAAACACCATATCCGTTTGTATGGATTTCATGGCACTAGTCATAAATATGTTTCAGAAAAAGCTATTCAATTTTTAGAAAAACCAGCATCTAAAATTATTACAATTCACTTAGGAAATGGTTGTAGTATGACTGCCATAAAAGATGGAAAAAGTATAGATCATAGTTTAGGTTTCTCACCAGTTAGCGGATTAATTATGGGAACACGTTCTGGTGACATAGACCCATCTATTATTTTTCATTTAGCAGAAAAATTAGGATATAGCTTAAAAGATATAAACACCATACTTCAGAAAAAAAGCGGCATGTTAGGTCTTACGGGATATAGCGATTTACGAGACATTCAAAGTGAAGCATCAAAAGGCAATAAAGAATGTCAATTAGCTTTGCAGATGAATACTTATAGAATTAAAAAATATATTGGTAGCTATGCAGCTATTTTAAACGGACTAGATGCCATTGTATTTACTGCTGGTATTGGAGAAAACTCTCAATACATGAGAGAACATATTTGTGAAGATTTAGATTTTTTAGGTATAGAATTAGACGCTAAAAAGAACGAAATAAAATCTAATAACATTAGAGCTATTAATAAAGAGGATTCTAAAGTTAAAATCTTAGTAATCCCTACAAATGAAGAACTAGAAATAGCAAAACAAGCAATAGATTTATTTAAAAATTAA
- a CDS encoding head GIN domain-containing protein: MKKLIYILILIIVFACDNENAGDCFQKTGSIIKEEVSLSTFDKILVNRDIKLIIKEGAEQKVVIETGENLLNDVEAVVVDGKLTLTDNNTCNYLRSYGVTKVYITSPNIKEIRSSTQYDVQSDGVLTYPTLTILAEDYSLPKSITSGNFVLEIDNNSFSLVFNNLSNCYISGETNNLNITLASGTSRFEGQDLIAQNVQLWNRSSNDIVVNPQLSIKGKISGVGNVISLTKPDIIHVEEVYKGRLIFK; encoded by the coding sequence ATGAAGAAATTAATTTACATATTAATCTTAATTATAGTATTTGCTTGCGATAATGAAAATGCTGGAGATTGTTTTCAAAAAACAGGCAGTATTATTAAAGAAGAAGTGAGTCTTTCTACTTTTGATAAAATACTTGTTAATCGTGATATTAAATTAATTATTAAAGAAGGGGCTGAACAAAAAGTGGTAATTGAAACGGGAGAGAATTTATTAAATGACGTTGAAGCTGTGGTTGTTGATGGGAAATTAACACTCACCGATAATAATACGTGTAATTATCTACGTAGTTACGGTGTAACCAAAGTATATATAACATCGCCAAATATAAAAGAAATAAGAAGCTCTACTCAATATGATGTTCAGTCGGATGGTGTTTTAACCTATCCTACACTTACAATTTTAGCAGAAGATTATAGTCTCCCTAAAAGTATTACAAGTGGTAATTTTGTTTTAGAGATTGATAACAACTCTTTTAGCTTGGTTTTTAATAATTTATCAAACTGTTACATATCAGGCGAAACTAATAATCTAAATATTACATTAGCATCTGGAACATCTAGGTTTGAAGGGCAAGATTTAATTGCCCAAAACGTTCAATTATGGAATAGAAGTTCTAACGATATTGTTGTAAACCCTCAATTATCAATAAAAGGAAAAATATCTGGTGTTGGTAATGTTATTTCTTTAACCAAACCAGATATTATTCACGTTGAAGAAGTTTATAAAGGGCGATTAATTTTTAAATAA
- a CDS encoding acyloxyacyl hydrolase: MKVSLTCVLLLISFFVFSQEKQLTSYIDVNYYRGNIAVHNTDILHLIIGHPEGVILSWNTKTYGLNDWEQRYNYPDYGVTFTSQNFKNDILGNSYSLYAHYNFYFLKRNLMFRIAQGLAYATHPYDKVENYRNYAFGSSFLSTTLIMLNYKKERIIDRFGLQAGFSLIHYSNANMKSPNASTNTLAFNVGVTYSLDDEIPEYITTLQGVKEKFTQPLKYNLVFRGGINESDVVGSGQFPFYIISAYADKRINIKSAFQFGTDVFFSNFLKELIYYKSVAFPEENVTGEEDYKRIGVFAGHELFINKTSLITQLGYYVYYPFDFEGRTYFRVGLKRYFTNKWFGALTLKTHGAKAEAVEFGIGVRL; this comes from the coding sequence ATGAAGGTATCTTTAACCTGCGTTTTACTATTAATATCCTTTTTTGTTTTTTCTCAAGAAAAACAGCTTACATCGTATATAGATGTTAATTATTATAGAGGTAATATTGCAGTACATAATACAGATATTCTTCATTTAATAATAGGACATCCAGAAGGTGTTATTTTAAGTTGGAATACAAAAACGTATGGTTTAAATGATTGGGAACAGCGTTATAATTATCCCGATTATGGTGTGACATTTACTTCTCAGAATTTTAAGAACGATATCTTAGGGAACAGTTATTCATTATATGCTCATTACAATTTCTATTTTTTAAAGCGAAATTTAATGTTTCGTATTGCGCAAGGACTTGCTTATGCAACGCATCCTTATGATAAAGTTGAAAATTATAGGAATTATGCTTTTGGTTCTAGTTTTTTAAGTACTACACTTATAATGCTTAATTATAAAAAAGAGCGAATTATTGATAGGTTTGGTCTGCAAGCTGGATTTTCACTCATTCATTATTCTAATGCAAATATGAAATCACCCAATGCGAGTACAAATACGCTCGCCTTTAATGTTGGAGTGACCTATAGCTTAGATGATGAAATACCAGAGTATATTACTACTTTACAAGGCGTAAAAGAAAAATTTACCCAACCCTTAAAGTACAATCTTGTTTTTAGAGGTGGTATTAATGAAAGTGATGTAGTTGGTAGTGGGCAGTTTCCGTTTTATATTATATCAGCTTATGCTGATAAACGTATAAATATTAAGAGTGCATTTCAGTTTGGAACAGATGTGTTCTTTTCAAACTTTTTAAAGGAACTTATTTATTATAAAAGTGTCGCTTTTCCAGAAGAAAATGTGACAGGAGAAGAAGATTATAAACGTATTGGAGTTTTTGCAGGTCATGAGTTATTTATTAATAAAACTTCTTTAATTACCCAATTAGGGTATTATGTGTATTATCCGTTTGATTTTGAGGGACGTACTTATTTTAGAGTTGGTTTAAAACGTTATTTTACAAATAAATGGTTTGGGGCTTTAACACTTAAAACACATGGAGCAAAAGCTGAAGCCGTTGAATTTGGTATTGGAGTTCGATTATAA